A part of Eubacterium sp. AB3007 genomic DNA contains:
- a CDS encoding aquaporin gives MRKYIAEFIGTFVLVAFGCGSAVAANSIFISMGSPLPIAFTTLLIAFAFGLTIVAMAYSIGNISGCHINPAVSLGMLITGRMEVKDFVGYLVGQFLGAVAAALFLMVVFDGRDALGANGYGSSSAVGISMMGAIGLEIVMTFVFVLVVLGVTAKKEYAPVAGLVIGLSLTLIHIFGIPFTGTSVNPARSFGPAVVSGGDALVQLPVFIIAPLIGGALAAVVFRLLFTEEEGDTAEHSIIDGLTAKFTAGVKATEELLDDAGDEFEETYDSMVSDETGLEGVSKVLDEAGDEFEETFESMRQERSERVEEETGEVSAAEIPAEEAPVEEEAVAEESVEADSEEVESEEEPGEEDTEEASEISDGKEFDETYELMKENRNKKKSEKVHEETPVEEPETPAEEASAEEAEAPAEEAEASAEEAEASAEEEVSAEEPETPAEEETPLKEEPAEEEAQEESSEDSTDENPEGNSDEPAAEDVEEEESAEEEKEAAEEEPAESVEEPEEEEKTEKKQPASHRSKKRKKKNPKHQK, from the coding sequence ATGAGGAAATATATCGCTGAATTTATAGGAACATTTGTATTGGTCGCCTTTGGCTGTGGCTCTGCTGTGGCAGCCAATTCGATCTTTATCAGTATGGGGTCGCCACTGCCCATCGCGTTTACGACACTGTTGATCGCATTCGCATTCGGACTGACTATCGTAGCAATGGCTTACTCCATTGGAAACATTTCCGGATGCCACATCAACCCGGCAGTCAGTCTCGGTATGCTGATCACGGGACGCATGGAAGTGAAGGACTTTGTCGGCTACCTGGTGGGACAGTTCCTGGGCGCTGTGGCCGCGGCTTTGTTCCTGATGGTGGTCTTCGACGGAAGAGACGCCCTTGGGGCCAACGGGTACGGTTCATCGAGTGCTGTGGGCATCAGCATGATGGGAGCCATCGGACTGGAAATCGTCATGACTTTCGTGTTCGTTCTGGTGGTGCTGGGTGTGACCGCCAAGAAGGAATACGCACCAGTGGCAGGACTGGTCATCGGACTGTCGCTGACGTTGATCCATATCTTTGGAATCCCCTTCACAGGGACTTCGGTCAACCCGGCCAGATCCTTCGGTCCGGCTGTCGTTTCCGGAGGAGACGCTCTGGTGCAGCTGCCGGTGTTCATCATCGCGCCGCTGATCGGAGGAGCGCTTGCGGCTGTCGTGTTCCGGCTTCTGTTTACAGAGGAAGAGGGAGATACCGCAGAGCACTCCATCATCGATGGACTCACTGCGAAGTTCACGGCAGGCGTGAAAGCAACCGAGGAACTGCTTGACGATGCGGGAGACGAGTTCGAGGAGACCTATGACTCTATGGTCAGCGACGAGACAGGGCTGGAAGGCGTTTCCAAGGTGCTGGACGAGGCAGGCGACGAGTTTGAAGAGACATTTGAGTCCATGCGCCAGGAACGTTCAGAGAGAGTTGAGGAAGAGACGGGAGAGGTATCGGCGGCGGAGATTCCTGCCGAGGAAGCACCTGTGGAAGAAGAGGCTGTGGCGGAAGAATCTGTGGAAGCGGACTCGGAGGAAGTGGAATCTGAGGAAGAACCCGGCGAGGAGGATACCGAGGAAGCGTCGGAGATCTCCGATGGAAAAGAATTCGATGAGACGTATGAGCTCATGAAGGAGAATCGCAACAAGAAGAAATCCGAGAAGGTGCATGAGGAAACTCCTGTCGAGGAGCCAGAGACACCGGCGGAGGAGGCTTCTGCTGAAGAAGCGGAGGCACCTGCTGAGGAAGCGGAGGCATCTGCTGAGGAAGCGGAGGCATCTGCTGAGGAAGAGGTTTCTGCGGAAGAACCGGAGACACCTGCAGAAGAGGAAACTCCCCTGAAGGAGGAACCGGCAGAAGAAGAGGCTCAAGAAGAATCCTCTGAAGATTCCACTGATGAGAATCCGGAAGGAAACTCCGATGAGCCTGCTGCAGAGGATGTAGAAGAGGAAGAATCTGCTGAGGAAGAGAAAGAAGCAGCGGAGGAAGAGCCTGCGGAATCCGTAGAGGAGCCTGAGGAGGAGGAAAAGACTGAGAAGAAACAGCCCGCCAGCCACCGCAGCAAGAAACGCAAGAAAAAGAATCCAAAGCACCAGAAATAA
- a CDS encoding RNA-binding S4 domain-containing protein: MRIDKYLKNARIIKRRTVAKDACDQGRVSVNDKPAKAGSDVEPGDVIHVEFGNGSITVKVLMTAESVRKENAADMYEVLE, from the coding sequence TTGAGAATCGACAAGTATCTGAAGAACGCCAGGATCATCAAACGACGGACGGTAGCCAAGGATGCCTGTGATCAGGGACGGGTGAGCGTGAATGACAAGCCGGCGAAGGCCGGGTCTGACGTAGAGCCGGGAGATGTGATCCACGTGGAGTTTGGGAATGGCTCCATCACCGTAAAGGTGCTCATGACCGCTGAGTCAGTCCGAAAGGAAAACGCGGCGGATATGTATGAGGTGTTGGAGTAG
- a CDS encoding HU family DNA-binding protein, with translation MNKAELVAIVAEKSNLTKRSAEVAVNAFLSTIEESLVKGEKVQLIGFGTFETRDRKERQGRNPRKPEETIRIPASKAPVFKAGKPLKDAVNK, from the coding sequence ATGAACAAGGCTGAACTAGTAGCAATCGTAGCAGAGAAATCCAATCTTACCAAGAGAAGTGCAGAGGTGGCGGTGAACGCTTTCCTCTCAACGATCGAGGAATCTCTTGTAAAGGGGGAGAAGGTACAGCTCATCGGATTTGGGACGTTTGAGACCAGGGATCGGAAGGAACGGCAGGGGCGTAACCCGCGTAAGCCGGAGGAAACCATTCGGATCCCCGCATCCAAAGCGCCAGTTTTCAAGGCAGGCAAGCCGCTTAAGGATGCAGTGAATAAGTAA
- a CDS encoding MazG family protein, giving the protein MEALKNDIMIDETLYEAAPDEIEATRRLFQIVRILRRLCPWDSVQTHDSLRICMLEEAYEAVDAVINQDMDNYREELGDVMLQVVLNGIIAEESGSFNLTQVINDECEKMIRRHPHIFGDAAHKDIDKILEKWENIKGNEHGESSVSQRLASVPKALPALMRAGKVLTKVQRADLVPENFMEAECGAYEPREQVAARLCIVSSGLKQSLQQGRDDLEEIIGELLFLVADAARLAGIDPEAALNARTQRYVDHFTELEQTGRDNK; this is encoded by the coding sequence ATGGAAGCACTGAAGAACGACATAATGATCGATGAGACACTTTATGAGGCGGCTCCGGACGAGATCGAGGCCACCAGGCGCCTGTTTCAGATCGTTCGGATCCTGAGAAGGCTTTGTCCATGGGACAGCGTACAGACCCATGACTCGTTGCGTATCTGCATGCTGGAGGAAGCATACGAAGCGGTGGATGCGGTGATCAACCAGGATATGGATAACTATCGGGAGGAACTTGGAGATGTGATGCTGCAGGTGGTCCTGAATGGGATCATCGCTGAGGAGTCCGGCAGTTTCAATCTGACTCAGGTGATCAACGATGAGTGCGAGAAGATGATCCGTCGGCACCCGCATATTTTCGGGGACGCAGCCCACAAAGATATTGACAAAATCCTTGAAAAATGGGAAAATATAAAAGGCAATGAACACGGAGAATCCAGTGTTTCTCAGCGGCTTGCCTCCGTGCCGAAGGCGCTTCCGGCGCTGATGCGTGCAGGCAAGGTGCTGACCAAGGTGCAACGTGCGGATCTGGTTCCGGAGAATTTCATGGAGGCCGAATGCGGAGCCTATGAACCGAGGGAACAGGTCGCTGCGAGGTTGTGTATCGTTTCCTCAGGTCTTAAGCAGTCCCTGCAGCAGGGAAGGGATGATCTGGAGGAAATCATAGGTGAACTGCTTTTTCTGGTTGCAGATGCCGCCAGGCTTGCAGGGATCGATCCGGAGGCTGCTCTGAACGCCAGAACCCAGAGGTATGTAGACCACTTCACAGAGTTGGAGCAGACAGGGAGAGATAACAAGTAA
- a CDS encoding polysaccharide biosynthesis protein → MQVEKGRTFLKGTAILAGAGVLMKVLGAVFRIPLTNWLGAQGMSYYGIAYAIYGLLVVIGTAGVPVAVSKMVSENIAQERYRNVDQVFKAALMIMTIIGGVSFVVCFFGADYIAVLCKIPKASLAIRAMAPALFLVPFFSAFRGYFNGHQNMAPTAFSEIVEQLVRCGTGLVLAYTFFKAGDLVKAAAGASGGASAGAVGGLLVIFLIFLANRKVFRRQAEEHDQTTEDLRTLAKKLLWIAVPIVIGCEIMPIMTLIDTGIITRVLQNTGWTPEESEYMYGLFSGFCNALIAFPQIFTQAVAVSIVPAVSSRYKVKDMQGVHDTIRLGYRTTMIMAFPCAFGIFVIATPILRLLYFNQWESCADATPTLMVMAISIIFLATMQTSTSVLQSVGKQYIPVRNLAIGCIGKVVVTYILVGIHSINIMGAAFGTMFAYSFAMLLNAYCVKKYTGLTYSFTMTYLRPGIAAAGMAVVTWLVYHGLFTVLSAHHGQVGANMLATVIAILAAMVVYVILIFAVKAIHYDELDQLPGGGMLKKVIGKVWKH, encoded by the coding sequence ATGCAGGTAGAGAAGGGGAGAACATTTCTGAAGGGGACGGCCATTCTGGCCGGCGCCGGCGTACTCATGAAGGTGCTGGGAGCGGTGTTCCGCATACCGCTGACCAATTGGCTTGGTGCCCAGGGCATGAGTTATTACGGAATCGCCTATGCCATCTACGGGCTGCTGGTGGTGATCGGTACCGCCGGTGTCCCAGTGGCGGTATCCAAGATGGTCTCTGAGAACATCGCGCAGGAGCGGTATCGCAATGTGGATCAGGTGTTCAAGGCGGCGCTGATGATTATGACGATCATTGGAGGCGTCAGTTTTGTGGTCTGCTTCTTCGGAGCGGACTATATCGCTGTGCTCTGCAAGATTCCAAAGGCATCGCTGGCCATCCGGGCCATGGCGCCTGCCTTGTTCCTGGTGCCTTTCTTCTCGGCATTCCGGGGATATTTCAACGGGCATCAGAACATGGCGCCTACGGCGTTCTCCGAGATCGTGGAACAGTTGGTACGCTGCGGGACCGGACTGGTCCTCGCCTATACCTTCTTCAAAGCAGGGGATCTGGTAAAGGCAGCAGCCGGGGCTTCCGGTGGAGCCTCCGCAGGGGCAGTAGGCGGTCTTCTGGTGATCTTCCTGATCTTCCTTGCCAACCGCAAGGTTTTCCGGCGACAGGCGGAAGAACACGATCAGACAACGGAGGATCTTCGCACACTGGCGAAGAAACTTCTGTGGATCGCCGTTCCTATCGTGATCGGCTGTGAGATAATGCCCATCATGACGCTCATAGACACGGGCATCATCACCAGAGTACTCCAGAACACCGGGTGGACACCGGAGGAGTCGGAGTACATGTACGGCCTGTTTAGCGGATTTTGCAACGCCCTCATCGCCTTTCCACAGATCTTTACCCAAGCGGTGGCTGTCAGCATCGTACCGGCGGTGTCTTCCCGCTATAAGGTGAAGGATATGCAGGGGGTCCATGATACCATCCGGCTTGGGTACCGGACAACGATGATCATGGCCTTTCCGTGCGCCTTTGGGATCTTTGTCATCGCGACACCGATCCTCAGACTGCTCTATTTCAACCAGTGGGAGTCCTGTGCGGATGCTACGCCGACCTTGATGGTCATGGCCATCAGCATCATCTTTCTGGCTACTATGCAGACGTCGACCAGTGTCCTGCAGTCAGTGGGGAAGCAATATATCCCGGTGAGGAATCTGGCCATCGGCTGTATCGGCAAGGTTGTTGTTACCTATATTCTGGTTGGAATCCACAGCATCAACATCATGGGAGCGGCATTTGGCACCATGTTTGCCTATTCCTTCGCCATGCTGCTGAATGCTTATTGTGTCAAGAAATACACAGGACTAACCTACAGTTTTACCATGACTTACCTGCGTCCAGGTATTGCCGCGGCTGGCATGGCTGTGGTGACCTGGCTGGTCTACCACGGTCTGTTCACTGTTCTGTCTGCGCATCACGGCCAGGTGGGAGCCAATATGCTGGCGACCGTGATCGCTATCCTGGCAGCGATGGTGGTCTATGTGATACTGATCTTCGCGGTGAAAGCGATCCACTATGATGAATTGGATCAGCTCCCCGGAGGAGGAATGCTGAAGAAGGTAATAGGAAAAGTATGGAAGCACTGA
- a CDS encoding amidohydrolase has protein sequence MLFQRITILDENLDLQENMFVGTKDDRIEYIGNTMPTNAADYGEGYDGRGRLLMPGFYNAHAHSPMALMRGYGENLSLDAWLNTRIFPFEDKLDGNAVYWGTMLCLAESLRSGIVSSSDMYYFVTDMARAVKVSGAKANISRSIVSFDDTPFEQMPSVLEMNHALRAIHGQADGRILLDASLHAEYTNTERVTREVAAWAKENGLRMHIHVSETKKEHQECQGRHQGRTPVQYLSDCGVFDVPSIAAHCVWIEGEDYDILREKGVTVATNPCSNMKLASGMANTPEILRRGIRLAIGTDSVASNNSLNFPEEMKIMALAGKVMSADPTVITPKEVLYAATRAGALAQGREDCGLMKQGYKADLIALDISGINMHPIHSMATNLVYSTDVSNVVMTMVDGKVLYKDGDYVTIDKERVIAETEKATAGILARL, from the coding sequence ATGTTATTTCAGAGAATCACCATTCTTGACGAGAACCTGGATCTGCAGGAGAACATGTTCGTAGGAACAAAAGATGACCGTATTGAGTATATTGGAAACACTATGCCGACGAATGCGGCGGACTACGGCGAAGGCTATGATGGGCGGGGCAGATTGCTCATGCCCGGGTTCTACAACGCCCATGCTCACTCGCCCATGGCACTGATGCGTGGGTATGGAGAGAACCTCTCCCTTGATGCGTGGCTTAACACCAGGATCTTTCCTTTTGAAGATAAACTGGATGGGAACGCAGTCTACTGGGGAACCATGCTTTGTCTGGCGGAGTCCCTGCGCAGCGGAATCGTATCCAGTTCGGACATGTATTACTTTGTGACAGATATGGCACGGGCCGTGAAAGTCAGCGGTGCCAAGGCCAATATCTCCCGGTCCATCGTAAGTTTCGACGATACACCCTTCGAGCAGATGCCATCAGTCCTGGAGATGAACCATGCCCTGCGCGCGATTCACGGGCAGGCGGATGGCAGGATCCTGCTGGATGCCAGCCTTCATGCGGAGTACACCAACACGGAGCGCGTGACCCGGGAAGTGGCCGCATGGGCGAAGGAGAATGGCCTGCGCATGCATATCCATGTTTCTGAAACAAAGAAAGAACATCAGGAATGCCAGGGACGCCACCAGGGACGGACACCGGTGCAGTATCTTTCGGACTGTGGTGTGTTCGATGTGCCGTCCATCGCAGCGCATTGCGTATGGATCGAGGGAGAAGACTACGACATCCTGAGGGAGAAGGGCGTTACGGTGGCAACCAATCCCTGCTCCAACATGAAACTGGCCAGTGGTATGGCCAACACTCCGGAGATTCTGCGGCGGGGGATCCGCCTGGCCATCGGGACGGACAGCGTTGCCTCCAACAACAGCCTGAACTTTCCGGAGGAGATGAAGATCATGGCTCTTGCCGGGAAGGTCATGTCGGCAGACCCTACGGTGATCACCCCAAAGGAAGTACTCTATGCGGCCACCAGAGCAGGTGCGCTAGCCCAGGGCAGAGAGGACTGCGGTCTTATGAAACAGGGCTACAAAGCCGACCTGATCGCACTGGATATCAGCGGAATCAATATGCATCCGATCCACTCTATGGCGACCAATCTGGTCTATTCGACAGATGTCAGTAATGTGGTGATGACCATGGTGGACGGAAAGGTCCTTTACAAAGACGGGGATTATGTTACAATCGATAAAGAACGCGTCATCGCGGAAACAGAGAAGGCAACGGCGGGGATCCTCGCCAGGCTTTGA
- the mfd gene encoding transcription-repair coupling factor, with protein MKKGVTGISGVSESRSAFQIAEIIEQQKGKSLIIVPNEPRARRLADDLSFFTGRTIHVIPEDDQVFLRYEARNRDQMLRRISAMKALASEEDCIVVAPVTSAVKRTVPYAVFAGKEIHIRLGEEHFLLDIRNTLVELGYERVPMVEAKGEFSIRGGIVDIFVPDMDEPCRIEFFDTEVDSIRTFHLDTQRSLHALKEIVIGPAGQMPLDDRLFEEAAKRIRKAYTAQATRLLKKDADPEVVHTLEARRDELCEYIENKANLQILENYIQYFYDKPDHLWNYLGQGTVYVDDPARVMETLEARAKEMNDDFQVMLERGELIPQDHERIPGREDLQKAYAHRPLVLLSPFPRQIKGIEKYDDLLSVRSSQMMSFRGHMELLEQELTAYINKGYDITLTVSSQERKSNLVEFVDRMRGLSHVTFRFGSLSQGFVFQDRKLCYISDNDIFSEKKTRRKKVQKSNLGQTIDSFTDLKTGDYVVHESYGIGRFEGIQRPDVKGITSDYLKIRYAGSDVLYVPVEKFAVVQKYIGADGTIPKLNRLSGSEWKATKAKARRAIADMTEELVALYAAREAEPGYAFGEDTVWQKDFEDSFPYEETGDQLRCIEEIKADMEKPRPMDRLLCGDVGFGKTEVAARAIFKCISEGRQAAILVPTTVLANQHFYTLRDRFSDFPFHVEMLSRFRTGKQEKEIIEGLASGEVDLIIGTHRILSKDVVFKDLGLLVIDEEHRFGVKHKEAIKQLRKSVDVLTLSATPIPRTLNMSLTGIKDMSLIEEPPEERYPVQTYVMEEDDRVIREAISRELDRDGQCFVIYNRVNGISKVAEHIRQLVPEARVATGHGRMSEQALEDVMLSFVDHEIDVLVATTIVESGIDIPNANTLIVVDADRYGLAQLYQIRGRVGRSNRIAYAYLMYRREKVLSEVAEKRLRAIREFTEFGSGFKVAMRDLEIRGAGNLLGGEQSGHIMDIGYELYCKLVDEAVRRLKGELPPMDPEEEKPDISIELKVRAGIPDYYIENESQKLSMYRKISRIRREADAEEVLDELIDRFGDIPKETEDLIRISQIRALAEDLGVLRIYEQGNRILFTFGENNGLTPLAVVKLGDAFGGRAFFHGGVEPFIRIPLIPRQRITDSLKMLSIMEEAHVISENHHS; from the coding sequence ATGAAAAAAGGGGTGACAGGGATCTCGGGTGTATCGGAGAGCAGGAGCGCTTTCCAGATCGCCGAGATCATCGAACAACAGAAAGGAAAGAGTCTGATCATCGTGCCGAACGAGCCGCGGGCAAGGAGGCTGGCGGATGATCTCTCTTTTTTTACTGGGAGGACTATTCATGTGATCCCGGAGGATGACCAGGTGTTCCTGCGCTACGAGGCCAGGAACCGGGACCAGATGCTCCGAAGGATCAGCGCCATGAAAGCTCTGGCATCAGAGGAGGACTGCATCGTGGTGGCGCCGGTCACCTCCGCCGTCAAGAGGACCGTTCCCTATGCGGTCTTTGCCGGGAAAGAGATACACATCCGGCTGGGGGAAGAGCACTTCCTTTTGGATATCCGAAACACCTTGGTAGAACTGGGATACGAACGGGTCCCTATGGTAGAGGCGAAGGGGGAGTTCAGCATCCGGGGAGGCATCGTGGATATCTTTGTGCCGGATATGGACGAACCCTGCCGGATCGAGTTCTTTGACACAGAGGTGGATTCCATCCGTACCTTCCACCTGGATACGCAGCGATCCCTCCATGCGCTGAAAGAGATCGTCATCGGTCCGGCGGGCCAGATGCCTCTGGATGACCGGCTCTTCGAAGAGGCGGCGAAACGGATCCGCAAGGCATACACTGCCCAGGCCACCAGGCTCCTGAAGAAGGACGCAGACCCGGAGGTGGTGCATACGCTGGAGGCGCGGCGCGACGAGCTGTGTGAGTACATCGAGAACAAAGCAAACCTCCAGATCCTGGAGAACTACATTCAATATTTTTACGATAAACCAGACCACCTATGGAACTACCTGGGGCAAGGGACAGTCTACGTGGATGATCCCGCCAGAGTCATGGAGACGCTGGAAGCGCGCGCCAAGGAAATGAACGACGATTTCCAGGTGATGCTTGAGCGGGGGGAGCTGATCCCTCAGGATCACGAGAGGATCCCCGGTCGGGAGGACCTGCAGAAGGCCTATGCGCACAGACCACTGGTGTTGCTTTCGCCATTTCCGAGGCAGATCAAGGGGATTGAAAAGTACGACGATCTTCTGAGTGTCCGTAGTTCACAGATGATGAGTTTCCGTGGTCACATGGAGCTGCTGGAACAGGAACTCACCGCCTATATAAACAAAGGATATGACATTACCCTGACCGTGAGCAGCCAGGAGCGGAAGAGTAACCTGGTAGAGTTTGTGGACCGGATGAGAGGCCTCTCCCATGTGACCTTCCGATTTGGAAGCCTGAGCCAGGGGTTCGTGTTCCAGGACAGGAAACTCTGCTATATCAGTGATAACGATATTTTCTCTGAGAAGAAGACGCGTCGCAAGAAGGTACAGAAAAGCAACCTGGGTCAGACCATCGACAGTTTTACGGATCTGAAGACCGGAGACTACGTGGTGCATGAGAGCTACGGGATCGGCCGGTTCGAGGGGATCCAGCGGCCTGATGTCAAGGGCATCACCAGCGACTACCTGAAGATCCGGTATGCCGGAAGTGACGTGCTCTATGTACCGGTAGAGAAGTTCGCCGTTGTCCAGAAATACATCGGGGCAGACGGAACGATTCCAAAACTGAATCGGCTGTCCGGTTCAGAGTGGAAGGCTACCAAGGCCAAGGCCCGACGCGCCATCGCAGATATGACAGAGGAGCTGGTGGCCTTGTATGCAGCCAGAGAGGCAGAACCCGGCTACGCCTTTGGAGAGGATACTGTCTGGCAGAAGGATTTTGAGGACAGTTTCCCTTATGAGGAGACAGGAGATCAGCTGCGTTGCATAGAGGAAATCAAGGCGGATATGGAAAAACCCCGCCCCATGGACAGACTCCTGTGTGGGGACGTGGGGTTCGGAAAGACGGAGGTGGCGGCCAGAGCCATCTTCAAGTGCATTTCAGAAGGAAGGCAGGCGGCGATCCTGGTGCCGACCACGGTGCTGGCCAATCAGCATTTCTATACCCTACGGGATCGGTTCAGCGATTTCCCCTTCCATGTGGAGATGCTGTCTCGCTTTCGGACGGGGAAACAGGAGAAGGAGATCATTGAAGGACTGGCCAGCGGCGAGGTGGATCTGATCATAGGGACACATCGAATCCTGTCGAAGGATGTGGTGTTCAAGGATCTTGGGTTGCTGGTGATCGATGAAGAGCATCGGTTCGGTGTCAAGCACAAGGAAGCCATCAAGCAGCTCCGAAAGAGCGTGGATGTGCTGACGCTGTCAGCAACCCCCATCCCCAGAACGCTGAATATGTCTCTGACAGGGATCAAGGACATGAGTCTGATCGAGGAACCTCCAGAGGAGCGGTATCCGGTGCAAACCTACGTGATGGAAGAGGATGATCGAGTCATCCGTGAGGCCATCAGCCGGGAATTGGACCGGGACGGACAGTGCTTTGTGATCTACAATCGAGTCAACGGCATAAGCAAAGTAGCAGAGCATATCCGGCAGCTGGTGCCGGAAGCCAGGGTGGCGACGGGACACGGAAGAATGAGCGAGCAGGCGTTGGAAGACGTGATGCTGAGTTTTGTGGATCACGAGATCGACGTACTGGTGGCGACCACCATAGTGGAGTCGGGCATCGATATTCCCAACGCCAACACCCTCATCGTCGTAGATGCGGATCGTTACGGCCTGGCACAGCTCTACCAGATCCGCGGCCGGGTGGGACGTTCCAACCGGATCGCTTATGCCTACCTGATGTACAGGCGGGAGAAAGTCTTGTCTGAGGTGGCAGAGAAACGACTCCGGGCCATTCGAGAGTTTACGGAGTTTGGATCGGGGTTCAAGGTGGCCATGCGGGATCTGGAGATCAGGGGCGCCGGCAATCTTCTGGGAGGAGAGCAGTCCGGGCATATTATGGACATCGGCTACGAGCTCTACTGCAAACTTGTAGATGAGGCGGTCAGACGTCTGAAAGGAGAGCTGCCGCCCATGGATCCGGAGGAGGAGAAGCCTGACATCTCCATTGAGCTGAAGGTCAGAGCTGGCATCCCCGATTACTATATAGAGAACGAATCGCAGAAGCTTTCCATGTATCGCAAGATCTCACGGATCCGTCGGGAAGCGGATGCAGAGGAGGTGTTGGACGAGCTCATCGACAGGTTCGGAGACATCCCCAAGGAAACCGAAGATCTGATCCGCATTTCGCAGATCCGGGCATTGGCAGAGGATCTGGGAGTGTTAAGGATCTATGAGCAGGGAAACCGCATCCTGTTCACATTTGGAGAGAACAACGGCCTGACGCCGCTGGCTGTAGTAAAGCTGGGCGATGCTTTCGGCGGACGGGCGTTTTTCCACGGCGGTGTGGAACCTTTCATCAGGATTCCATTGATCCCAAGGCAGAGGATCACTGATTCACTTAAGATGCTCAGCATAATGGAGGAAGCACATGTTATTTCAGAGAATCACCATTCTTGA
- the pth gene encoding aminoacyl-tRNA hydrolase, whose protein sequence is MSNLFIIVGLGNPGRKYENTRHNLGFITIDQLAEDLDIRVSRLKFKSLLGEGRIGTRKVLLVKPQTYMNLSGDAVRQIMDFYKVPVENLLVIYDDFDLEVGAIRMRKFGSAGTHNGMRDIVRKLNSDRFPRIRIGMGTGNKEELISFVTGGFQKSEVPILEQAVRTAVDATKCFVTDGPDKAMNLYNTKKKRKQKKEKDQETPASEAAAQREESSGDDHRE, encoded by the coding sequence ATGAGCAATCTATTTATCATCGTCGGCCTGGGTAACCCAGGCCGTAAATATGAGAATACAAGACACAACCTGGGGTTTATCACCATCGATCAGCTGGCGGAGGATCTGGACATACGGGTTAGCCGCCTGAAATTCAAGTCCCTGCTTGGGGAGGGGCGGATCGGCACCCGGAAGGTACTTCTGGTGAAGCCCCAGACCTATATGAACCTGTCCGGCGATGCGGTGCGGCAGATCATGGATTTCTACAAGGTGCCAGTCGAGAATCTTCTGGTGATCTATGACGATTTTGATCTGGAGGTTGGGGCTATCCGCATGCGGAAGTTTGGATCCGCCGGTACACACAACGGCATGCGGGATATCGTTCGGAAACTCAATTCCGATCGCTTTCCCAGGATTCGTATCGGCATGGGCACAGGCAACAAGGAAGAGCTGATCAGTTTTGTCACAGGCGGATTCCAGAAATCCGAGGTGCCGATTCTGGAGCAGGCGGTGCGCACGGCGGTGGATGCGACGAAATGCTTTGTGACAGACGGCCCAGACAAGGCCATGAATCTTTACAACACCAAGAAGAAACGCAAACAAAAGAAGGAGAAAGACCAGGAGACTCCAGCCTCTGAAGCGGCAGCGCAGAGGGAAGAGTCTTCGGGGGATGATCATAGAGAGTGA
- a CDS encoding ribose-phosphate diphosphokinase — protein sequence MRNGVFTDYKVFAGNSHRELAEEITSIMGKQLGKATVNKFSDGEVSVNIWESVRGVDVYIIQSTCEPVNDNLMELLIMIDAVKRASAGRINAVIPYYGYARQDRKAKARDAITAKLVANLLMAAGADRVLTMDLHANQIQGFFDIPVDHLIGMPIIAHYFMKKNMEDVVIVSPDHGSVPRARNMAEYFNCPIAIVDKRRPEPNKSEIMNIIGDIEGKNCIILDDMIDTAGTITNAANAIKDLGAKAVYAGATHAVLSGPAVERIEKSAIEELVLLNTIPLPEEKKLDKFTTLSVAPLFAEAMTRVFTNGSVSKLFE from the coding sequence ATGAGAAACGGAGTTTTTACAGATTATAAGGTGTTTGCCGGAAACTCGCACAGAGAACTGGCTGAGGAGATCACATCGATCATGGGCAAGCAGCTTGGGAAAGCCACTGTTAACAAGTTCAGCGACGGAGAAGTTTCTGTGAATATCTGGGAATCGGTCAGAGGCGTCGACGTATACATCATTCAGTCGACCTGTGAGCCGGTCAATGACAACCTGATGGAACTCTTGATTATGATCGATGCCGTGAAACGCGCTTCGGCAGGCAGGATCAATGCGGTCATTCCTTACTACGGATACGCCAGGCAGGACAGAAAGGCCAAGGCAAGAGATGCCATCACAGCCAAACTGGTCGCTAATCTGCTGATGGCGGCAGGTGCAGACAGAGTTCTGACGATGGATCTCCATGCCAATCAGATCCAGGGATTCTTCGATATCCCAGTGGATCATCTGATCGGTATGCCTATCATCGCCCACTATTTCATGAAAAAGAACATGGAAGACGTGGTGATCGTTTCTCCGGATCACGGAAGTGTTCCGAGGGCCAGAAACATGGCAGAATACTTCAACTGTCCCATCGCCATCGTGGATAAGCGTCGACCGGAGCCAAACAAGAGCGAGATCATGAACATCATCGGAGATATTGAAGGAAAGAACTGTATCATCCTGGATGACATGATTGACACAGCCGGGACCATCACCAACGCCGCCAACGCCATCAAGGATCTGGGTGCGAAGGCCGTCTATGCAGGCGCCACCCACGCGGTTCTCTCGGGACCTGCTGTAGAGAGGATCGAGAAGTCTGCTATTGAGGAGCTGGTCCTGCTTAACACCATTCCTCTCCCGGAGGAGAAGAAACTCGATAAGTTTACTACCTTGTCCGTAGCTCCGCTGTTTGCGGAGGCGATGACGAGAGTCTTCACCAACGGATCTGTAAGCAAGTTATTTGAGTAA